The proteins below come from a single Stomoxys calcitrans chromosome 1, idStoCalc2.1, whole genome shotgun sequence genomic window:
- the LOC131994336 gene encoding basic proline-rich protein-like isoform X5, with translation MRIAALLLVTLSGYGLLSATQGLDVCESQEQNARLPHPADCTKFIICRNGITSEILSCPLGLHFSRFTANCDLRYKAKCDQRYTSVFDFGKELKDNCEACQIACNCQIPPSPPGPPTPPPGPPNTPPGPPNLPPGPPESPPGPPNPPPGPPNPPTGPPYPPPGPPNPPPGPPNLPPGPPNTPPGPPNTPPGPPNLPPGPPCSPPGPPGPPGPPPGPPGPPEPPPGPPEPPPGPPPGPPGPPPGPPEPPPPPGPPGPPGPPEPPPGPPEPPPGPPPGPPGPPPGPTEPPPGPTGPPPAPPGPPEPPPGPPPGPPGPPPGPPGPPPGPPEPPPAPPGPPEPPPGPPPGPPPGPPGPPPGPTEPPPGPTEPPPSPPGPPEPPPGPPTEPPPPGPPGPPNLPPGPPNPPPVPPCNPPGPPGPPPGPPGPPPGPPGPPPGPPGPPPGPPGPPPGPPEPPPGPPEPPPGPPGPPEPPPGPPPGPPPGPPPGPPPGPPPGPPGPPPGPTEPPPSPTEPPPGPPGPPPGPPGPPPGPPGPPPGPPGPPPGPPGPPPGPPGPPPGPPGPPPGPTEPPPGPTGPPPGPPEPPPAPPGPPEPPPGPPPGPPPGPPGPPPGPTEPPPGPTEPPPSPPGPPEPPPGPPPGPPPGPPGPPPGPTEPPPGPPEPPPAPPGPPEPPPGPPPGPPPGPPPGPPGPPPGPTEPPPSPPGPPEPPPGPPPGPPGPPEPPPGPPEPPPGPPGPPPGPPEPPPGPPGPPPVPPPGPPPGPPPGPPPGPPGPPPGPPEPPPGPPGPPPGPTEPPPSPTEPPPGPTEPPPSPPGPPEPPPGPPPGPPPGPPPGPPGPPPGPPGPPPCPPGPPPGPTEPPPSPPGPPEPPPGPPPSPPGPPEPPPGPPEPPPGPPGPPGPPPGPPPGPPEPPPGPPGPPPGPPPGPPGPPTRPPGPPPGPPGPPCDPPKPPPCVTTLCTTVPTPCLTSRHEKKHAHHSYKPHHSHDPHHSHGSHYAHQKLKQRILSVPIQKKLSKEAMAQMKNSHLRITGRKSNTQYPIKLGRASSRQFNCTHPYKCAGQPDGSLFADPFSSGYYVCQNQCRLDMPCPTGLRFNEKLQTCDYIFD, from the exons ATGAGAATAGCAGCTTTGTTGCTTGTGACACTCTCAGGCTACGGCCTGCTGAGTGCAACACAAGGTTTAGATGTTTGCGAGAGTCAGGAGCAAAATGCCCGTCTGCCACATCCTGCTGATTGCACGAAATTTATAATATGTCGCAATGGTATTACATCcgaaatattgagttgcccattGGGCTTACATTTCAGTCGCTTCACAGCGAATTGCGATTTGAGATATAAGGCAAAATGTGATCAACGCTACACTAGTGTTTTTGATTTTGGAAAGGAATTGAAGGATAATTGCGAGGCGTGCCAAATAGCATGCAATTGCCAAATACCTCCAAGTCCACCAGGGCCTCCCACTCCACCACCGGGACCACCAAACACACCACCAGGGCCTCCAAACCTTCCACCTGGACCACCTGAATCACCACCAGGACCTCCAAACCCTCCACCAGGGCCTCCAAACCCTCCAACAGGTCCcccataccctccaccaggacCTCCAAATCCTCCACCAGGACCTCCCAATCTACCGCCAGGACCTCCAAACACACCACCGGGACCTCCAAACACACCACCGGGACCTCCAAACCTTCCACCTGGACCACCATGTAGCCCTCCAGG ACCGCCTGGGCCACCAGGACCACCACCTGGGCCACCTGGCCCACCAGAACCACCACCAGGACCGCCAGAACCTCCGCCAGGACCACCACCTGGCCCACCAGGACCACCACCTGGCCCACCagaaccaccaccaccacctggGCCACCAGGACCACCAGGACCACCAGAACCACCACCAGGACCGCCAGAACCTCCGCCAGGACCACCACCTGGCCCACCAGGACCACCTCCTGGACCAACGGAACCACCTCCCGGCCCAACAGGACCACCACCGGCCCCTCCAGGACCGCCAGAACCTCCGCCAGGACCACCACCTGGCCCACCAGGACCACCACCTGGCCCACCAGgaccaccac CTGGCCCACCAGAACCACCACCGGCCCCTCCAGGACCGCCAGAACCTCCCCCAGGACCACCACCAGGACCACCACCTGGCCCACCAGGACCACCTCCTGGCCCAACAGAACCACCACCTGGCCCAACAGAACCACCACCTAGCCCACCAGGACCGCCAGAACCTCCCCCAGGACCACCAACAGAACCACCTCCACCGGGACCACCAGGACCTCCAAACCTTCCACCTGGACCACCAAACCCACCACCAGTACCACCTTGTAACCCTCCAGGACCACCAGGTCCACCGCCTGGCCCACCAGGTCCACCACCTGGCCCACCAGGACCACCGCCTGGCCCACCAGGACCACCACCTGGCCCACCAGGACCACCACCTGGCCCACCAGAACCACCACCTGGCCCACCAGAACCACCACCTGGCCCACCAGGACCGCCAGAACCTCCACCAGGACCACCACCAGGACCACCACCAGGACCACCACCAGGACCACCACCAGGACCACCACCTGGCCCACCAGGTCCACCTCCTGGCCCAACAGAACCACCTCCTAGCCCAACAGAACCACCACCTGGCCCACCAGGACCACCACCTGGCCCACCAGGACCACCTCCTGGCCCACCAGGACCACCACCTGGCCCACCAGGACCACCACCTGGCCCACCAGGACCACCACCTGGCCCACCAGGACCACCACCTGGCCCACCAGGACCACCTCCTGGACCAACGGAACCACCTCCCGGCCCAACAGGACCACCACCTGGCCCACCAGAACCACCACCGGCCCCTCCAGGACCGCCAGAACCTCCCCCAGGACCACCACCAGGACCACCACCTGGCCCACCAGGACCACCTCCTGGCCCAACAGAACCACCACCTGGCCCAACAGAACCACCACCTAGCCCACCAGGACCGCCAGAACCTCCCCCAGGACCACCACCAGGACCACCACCTGGCCCACCAGGACCACCTCCTGGCCCAACAGAACCACCACCTGGCCCACCAGAACCACCACCGGCCCCTCCAGGACCGCCAGAACCTCCCCCAGGACCACCACCAGGACCACCAC CAGGACCACCTCCTGGCCCACCAGGACCACCTCCTGGCCCAACAGAACCACCTCCTAGCCCACCAGGACCGCCAGAACCTCCCCCAGGACCACCACCTGGCCCACCAGGACCGCCAGAACCTCCCCCAGGACCACCAGAACCTCCCCCGGGACCACCTGGACCACCACCAGGTCCCCCAGAACCACCACCTGGCCCACCAGGACCACCACCAGTACCACCACCTGGACCACCGCCTGGACCACCACCAGGACCACCTCCTGGCCCACCAGGTCCACCGCCTGGCCCACCAGAACCACCACCTGGCCCACCAGGTCCACCTCCTGGCCCAACAGAACCACCTCCTAGCCCAACAGAACCACCACCTGGCCCAACAGAACCACCACCTAGCCCACCAGGACCGCCAGAACCTCCCCCAGGACCACCGCCTGGACCACCACCAGGACCACCTCCTGGCCCACCAGGACCACCTCCTGGCCCACCAGGACCACCTCCTTGCCCACCAGGACCACCTCCTGGCCCAACAGAACCACCTCCTAGCCCACCAGGACCGCCAGAACCTCCCCCAGGACCACCGCCTAGCCCACCAGGACCGCCAGAACCTCCCCCAGGACCACCAGAACCTCCCCCGGGACCACCTGGACCTCCCGGACCACCACCTGGACCACCACCAGGTCCCCCAGAACCACCACCTGGCCCACCAGGACCACCAC CAGGACCACCACCTGGACCACCCGGACCACCAACTCGCCCACCAGGACCACCACCTGGACCCCCTGGACCACCATGTGACCCTCCAAAGCCACCGCCATGCGTTACAACACTTTGTACCACGGTTCCTACCCCCTGTTTGACTTCAAGGCATGAGAAGAAACATGCACACCACTCATACAAACCACATCATTCGCACGATCCACACCACTCACACGGCTCACATTACGcacaccaaaaattaaaacaaaggaTTTTAAGCGTCCCAATTCAAAAGAAATTATCGAAGGAGGCAATGGCTCAAATGAAGAACTCCCATTTAAGGATTACAGGCAGAAAGTCTAACACACAGTATCCCATAAAGCTAGGCAGGGCTAGTAGCAGACAATTCAATTGCACTCATCCATACAAATGTGCTGGTCAACCAGATGGATCATTATTTGCTGATCCCTTTTCCAGTGGCTACTATGTGTGTCAAAACCAGTGTCGCTTAGATATGCCATGTCCAACTGGTTTGAGATTTAACGAAAAGTTACAGACATGCGATTACATATTCGATTAA
- the LOC131994336 gene encoding basic proline-rich protein-like isoform X6, with product MRIAALLLVTLSGYGLLSATQGLDVCESQEQNARLPHPADCTKFIICRNGITSEILSCPLGLHFSRFTANCDLRYKAKCDQRYTSVFDFGKELKDNCEACQIACNCQIPPSPPGPPTPPPGPPNTPPGPPNLPPGPPESPPGPPNPPPGPPNPPTGPPYPPPGPPNPPPGPPNLPPGPPNTPPGPPNTPPGPPNLPPGPPCSPPGPPGPPGPPPGPPGPPEPPPGPPEPPPGPPPGPPGPPPGPPEPPPPPGPPGPPGPPEPPPGPPEPPPGPPPGPPGPPPGPTEPPPGPTGPPPAPPGPPEPPPGPPPGPPGPPPGPPGPPPGPPEPPPAPPGPPEPPPGPPPGPPPGPPGPPPGPTEPPPGPTEPPPSPPGPPEPPPGPPTEPPPPGPPGPPNLPPGPPNPPPVPPCNPPGPPGPPPGPPGPPPGPPGPPPGPPGPPPGPPGPPPGPPEPPPGPPEPPPGPPGPPEPPPGPPPGPPPGPPPGPPPGPPPGPPGPPPGPTEPPPSPTEPPPGPPGPPPGPPGPPPGPPGPPPGPPGPPPGPPGPPPGPPGPPPGPPGPPPGPTEPPPGPTGPPPGPPEPPPAPPGPPEPPPGPPPGPPPGPPGPPPGPTEPPPGPTEPPPSPPGPPEPPPGPPPGPPPGPPGPPPGPTEPPPGPPEPPPAPPGPPEPPPGPPPGPPPEPPPGPPGPPPGPTEPPPSPTEPPPGPTEPPPSPPGPPEPPPGPPPGPPPGPPPGPPGPPPGPPGPPPCPPGPPPGPTEPPPSPPGPPEPPPGPPPSPPGPPEPPPGPPEPPPGPPGPPGPPPGPPPGPPEPPPGPPGPPPGPPGPPTRPPGPPPGPTEPPPSPTEPPPGPTEPPPSPPGPPEPPPGPPPGPPPGPPPGPPGTPPGPTEPPPSPPGPPGPPPGPPPGPPEPPPGPPGPPPGPPGPPTRPPGPPPGPPGPPCDPPKPPPCVTTLCTTVPTPCLTSRHEKKHAHHSYKPHHSHDPHHSHGSHYAHQKLKQRILSVPIQKKLSKEAMAQMKNSHLRITGRKSNTQYPIKLGRASSRQFNCTHPYKCAGQPDGSLFADPFSSGYYVCQNQCRLDMPCPTGLRFNEKLQTCDYIFD from the exons ATGAGAATAGCAGCTTTGTTGCTTGTGACACTCTCAGGCTACGGCCTGCTGAGTGCAACACAAGGTTTAGATGTTTGCGAGAGTCAGGAGCAAAATGCCCGTCTGCCACATCCTGCTGATTGCACGAAATTTATAATATGTCGCAATGGTATTACATCcgaaatattgagttgcccattGGGCTTACATTTCAGTCGCTTCACAGCGAATTGCGATTTGAGATATAAGGCAAAATGTGATCAACGCTACACTAGTGTTTTTGATTTTGGAAAGGAATTGAAGGATAATTGCGAGGCGTGCCAAATAGCATGCAATTGCCAAATACCTCCAAGTCCACCAGGGCCTCCCACTCCACCACCGGGACCACCAAACACACCACCAGGGCCTCCAAACCTTCCACCTGGACCACCTGAATCACCACCAGGACCTCCAAACCCTCCACCAGGGCCTCCAAACCCTCCAACAGGTCCcccataccctccaccaggacCTCCAAATCCTCCACCAGGACCTCCCAATCTACCGCCAGGACCTCCAAACACACCACCGGGACCTCCAAACACACCACCGGGACCTCCAAACCTTCCACCTGGACCACCATGTAGCCCTCCAGG ACCGCCTGGGCCACCAGGACCACCACCTGGGCCACCTGGCCCACCAGAACCACCACCAGGACCGCCAGAACCTCCGCCAGGACCACCACCTGGCCCACCAGGACCACCACCTGGCCCACCagaaccaccaccaccacctggGCCACCAGGACCACCAGGACCACCAGAACCACCACCAGGACCGCCAGAACCTCCGCCAGGACCACCACCTGGCCCACCAGGACCACCTCCTGGACCAACGGAACCACCTCCCGGCCCAACAGGACCACCACCGGCCCCTCCAGGACCGCCAGAACCTCCGCCAGGACCACCACCTGGCCCACCAGGACCACCACCTGGCCCACCAGgaccaccac CTGGCCCACCAGAACCACCACCGGCCCCTCCAGGACCGCCAGAACCTCCCCCAGGACCACCACCAGGACCACCACCTGGCCCACCAGGACCACCTCCTGGCCCAACAGAACCACCACCTGGCCCAACAGAACCACCACCTAGCCCACCAGGACCGCCAGAACCTCCCCCAGGACCACCAACAGAACCACCTCCACCGGGACCACCAGGACCTCCAAACCTTCCACCTGGACCACCAAACCCACCACCAGTACCACCTTGTAACCCTCCAGGACCACCAGGTCCACCGCCTGGCCCACCAGGTCCACCACCTGGCCCACCAGGACCACCGCCTGGCCCACCAGGACCACCACCTGGCCCACCAGGACCACCACCTGGCCCACCAGAACCACCACCTGGCCCACCAGAACCACCACCTGGCCCACCAGGACCGCCAGAACCTCCACCAGGACCACCACCAGGACCACCACCAGGACCACCACCAGGACCACCACCAGGACCACCACCTGGCCCACCAGGTCCACCTCCTGGCCCAACAGAACCACCTCCTAGCCCAACAGAACCACCACCTGGCCCACCAGGACCACCACCTGGCCCACCAGGACCACCTCCTGGCCCACCAGGACCACCACCTGGCCCACCAGGACCACCACCTGGCCCACCAGGACCACCACCTGGCCCACCAGGACCACCACCTGGCCCACCAGGACCACCTCCTGGACCAACGGAACCACCTCCCGGCCCAACAGGACCACCACCTGGCCCACCAGAACCACCACCGGCCCCTCCAGGACCGCCAGAACCTCCCCCAGGACCACCACCAGGACCACCACCTGGCCCACCAGGACCACCTCCTGGCCCAACAGAACCACCACCTGGCCCAACAGAACCACCACCTAGCCCACCAGGACCGCCAGAACCTCCCCCAGGACCACCACCAGGACCACCACCTGGCCCACCAGGACCACCTCCTGGCCCAACAGAACCACCACCTGGCCCACCAGAACCACCACCGGCCCCTCCAGGACCGCCAGAACCTCCCCCAGGACCACCACCAGGACCACCAC CAGAACCACCACCTGGCCCACCAGGTCCACCTCCTGGCCCAACAGAACCACCTCCTAGCCCAACAGAACCACCACCTGGCCCAACAGAACCACCACCTAGCCCACCAGGACCGCCAGAACCTCCCCCAGGACCACCGCCTGGACCACCACCAGGACCACCTCCTGGCCCACCAGGACCACCTCCTGGCCCACCAGGACCACCTCCTTGCCCACCAGGACCACCTCCTGGCCCAACAGAACCACCTCCTAGCCCACCAGGACCGCCAGAACCTCCCCCAGGACCACCGCCTAGCCCACCAGGACCGCCAGAACCTCCCCCAGGACCACCAGAACCTCCCCCGGGACCACCTGGACCTCCCGGACCACCACCTGGACCACCACCAGGTCCCCCAGAACCACCACCTGGCCCACCAGGACCACCACCTGGACCACCCGGACCACCAACTCGCCCACCAGGACCACCACCTGGCCCAACAGAACCACCTCCTAGCCCAACAGAACCACCACCTGGCCCAACAGAACCACCACCTAGCCCACCAGGACCGCCAGAACCTCCCCCAGGACCACCGCCTGGACCACCACCAGGACCACCTCCTGGCCCACCAGGAACACCTCCTGGCCCAACAGAACCACCTCCTAGCCCACCTGGACCTCCCGGACCACCACCTGGACCACCACCAGGTCCCCCAGAACCACCACCTGGCCCACCAGGACCACCACCTGGACCACCCGGACCACCAACTCGCCCACCAGGACCACCACCTGGACCCCCTGGACCACCATGTGACCCTCCAAAGCCACCGCCATGCGTTACAACACTTTGTACCACGGTTCCTACCCCCTGTTTGACTTCAAGGCATGAGAAGAAACATGCACACCACTCATACAAACCACATCATTCGCACGATCCACACCACTCACACGGCTCACATTACGcacaccaaaaattaaaacaaaggaTTTTAAGCGTCCCAATTCAAAAGAAATTATCGAAGGAGGCAATGGCTCAAATGAAGAACTCCCATTTAAGGATTACAGGCAGAAAGTCTAACACACAGTATCCCATAAAGCTAGGCAGGGCTAGTAGCAGACAATTCAATTGCACTCATCCATACAAATGTGCTGGTCAACCAGATGGATCATTATTTGCTGATCCCTTTTCCAGTGGCTACTATGTGTGTCAAAACCAGTGTCGCTTAGATATGCCATGTCCAACTGGTTTGAGATTTAACGAAAAGTTACAGACATGCGATTACATATTCGATTAA
- the LOC131994336 gene encoding basic proline-rich protein-like isoform X3, with translation MRIAALLLVTLSGYGLLSATQGLDVCESQEQNARLPHPADCTKFIICRNGITSEILSCPLGLHFSRFTANCDLRYKAKCDQRYTSVFDFGKELKDNCEACQIACNCQIPPSPPGPPTPPPGPPNTPPGPPNLPPGPPESPPGPPNPPPGPPNPPTGPPYPPPGPPNPPPGPPNLPPGPPNTPPGPPNTPPGPPNLPPGPPCSPPGPPGPPGPPPGPPGPPEPPPPPGPPGPPGPPEPPPGPPEPPPGPPPGPPGPPPGPTEPPPGPTGPPPAPPGPPEPPPGPPPGPPGPPPGPPGPPPGPPEPPPAPPGPPEPPPGPPPGPPPGPPGPPPGPTEPPPGPTEPPPSPPGPPEPPPGPPTEPPPPGPPGPPNLPPGPPNPPPVPPCNPPGPPGPPPGPPGPPPGPPGPPPGPPGPPPGPPGPPPGPPEPPPGPPEPPPGPPGPPEPPPGPPPGPPPGPPPGPPPGPPPGPPGPPPGPTEPPPSPTEPPPGPPGPPPGPPGPPPGPPGPPPGPPGPPPGPPGPPPGPPGPPPGPPGPPPGPTEPPPGPTGPPPGPPEPPPAPPGPPEPPPGPPPGPPPGPPGPPPGPTEPPPGPTEPPPSPPGPPEPPPGPPPGPPPGPPGPPPGPTEPPPGPPEPPPAPPGPPEPPPGPPPGPPPGPPPGPPGPPPGPTEPPPSPPGPPEPPPGPPPGPPGPPEPPPGPPEPPPGPPGPPPGPPEPPPGPPGPPPVPPPGPPPGPPPGPPPGPPGPPPGPPEPPPGPPGPPPGPTEPPPSPTEPPPGPTEPPPSPPGPPEPPPGPPPGPPPGPPPGPPGPPPGPPGPPPCPPGPPPGPTEPPPSPPGPPEPPPGPPPSPPGPPEPPPGPPEPPPGPPGPPGPPPGPPPGPPEPPPGPPGPPPGPPGPPTRPPGPPPGPTEPPPSPTEPPPGPTEPPPSPPGPPEPPPGPPPGPPPGPPPGPPGTPPGPTEPPPSPPGPPGPPPGPPPGPPEPPPGPPGPPPGPPGPPTRPPGPPPGPPGPPCDPPKPPPCVTTLCTTVPTPCLTSRHEKKHAHHSYKPHHSHDPHHSHGSHYAHQKLKQRILSVPIQKKLSKEAMAQMKNSHLRITGRKSNTQYPIKLGRASSRQFNCTHPYKCAGQPDGSLFADPFSSGYYVCQNQCRLDMPCPTGLRFNEKLQTCDYIFD, from the exons ATGAGAATAGCAGCTTTGTTGCTTGTGACACTCTCAGGCTACGGCCTGCTGAGTGCAACACAAGGTTTAGATGTTTGCGAGAGTCAGGAGCAAAATGCCCGTCTGCCACATCCTGCTGATTGCACGAAATTTATAATATGTCGCAATGGTATTACATCcgaaatattgagttgcccattGGGCTTACATTTCAGTCGCTTCACAGCGAATTGCGATTTGAGATATAAGGCAAAATGTGATCAACGCTACACTAGTGTTTTTGATTTTGGAAAGGAATTGAAGGATAATTGCGAGGCGTGCCAAATAGCATGCAATTGCCAAATACCTCCAAGTCCACCAGGGCCTCCCACTCCACCACCGGGACCACCAAACACACCACCAGGGCCTCCAAACCTTCCACCTGGACCACCTGAATCACCACCAGGACCTCCAAACCCTCCACCAGGGCCTCCAAACCCTCCAACAGGTCCcccataccctccaccaggacCTCCAAATCCTCCACCAGGACCTCCCAATCTACCGCCAGGACCTCCAAACACACCACCGGGACCTCCAAACACACCACCGGGACCTCCAAACCTTCCACCTGGACCACCATGTAGCCCTCCAGG ACCGCCTGGGCCACCAGGACCACCACCTGGGCCAC CTGGCCCACCagaaccaccaccaccacctggGCCACCAGGACCACCAGGACCACCAGAACCACCACCAGGACCGCCAGAACCTCCGCCAGGACCACCACCTGGCCCACCAGGACCACCTCCTGGACCAACGGAACCACCTCCCGGCCCAACAGGACCACCACCGGCCCCTCCAGGACCGCCAGAACCTCCGCCAGGACCACCACCTGGCCCACCAGGACCACCACCTGGCCCACCAGgaccaccac CTGGCCCACCAGAACCACCACCGGCCCCTCCAGGACCGCCAGAACCTCCCCCAGGACCACCACCAGGACCACCACCTGGCCCACCAGGACCACCTCCTGGCCCAACAGAACCACCACCTGGCCCAACAGAACCACCACCTAGCCCACCAGGACCGCCAGAACCTCCCCCAGGACCACCAACAGAACCACCTCCACCGGGACCACCAGGACCTCCAAACCTTCCACCTGGACCACCAAACCCACCACCAGTACCACCTTGTAACCCTCCAGGACCACCAGGTCCACCGCCTGGCCCACCAGGTCCACCACCTGGCCCACCAGGACCACCGCCTGGCCCACCAGGACCACCACCTGGCCCACCAGGACCACCACCTGGCCCACCAGAACCACCACCTGGCCCACCAGAACCACCACCTGGCCCACCAGGACCGCCAGAACCTCCACCAGGACCACCACCAGGACCACCACCAGGACCACCACCAGGACCACCACCAGGACCACCACCTGGCCCACCAGGTCCACCTCCTGGCCCAACAGAACCACCTCCTAGCCCAACAGAACCACCACCTGGCCCACCAGGACCACCACCTGGCCCACCAGGACCACCTCCTGGCCCACCAGGACCACCACCTGGCCCACCAGGACCACCACCTGGCCCACCAGGACCACCACCTGGCCCACCAGGACCACCACCTGGCCCACCAGGACCACCTCCTGGACCAACGGAACCACCTCCCGGCCCAACAGGACCACCACCTGGCCCACCAGAACCACCACCGGCCCCTCCAGGACCGCCAGAACCTCCCCCAGGACCACCACCAGGACCACCACCTGGCCCACCAGGACCACCTCCTGGCCCAACAGAACCACCACCTGGCCCAACAGAACCACCACCTAGCCCACCAGGACCGCCAGAACCTCCCCCAGGACCACCACCAGGACCACCACCTGGCCCACCAGGACCACCTCCTGGCCCAACAGAACCACCACCTGGCCCACCAGAACCACCACCGGCCCCTCCAGGACCGCCAGAACCTCCCCCAGGACCACCACCAGGACCACCAC CAGGACCACCTCCTGGCCCACCAGGACCACCTCCTGGCCCAACAGAACCACCTCCTAGCCCACCAGGACCGCCAGAACCTCCCCCAGGACCACCACCTGGCCCACCAGGACCGCCAGAACCTCCCCCAGGACCACCAGAACCTCCCCCGGGACCACCTGGACCACCACCAGGTCCCCCAGAACCACCACCTGGCCCACCAGGACCACCACCAGTACCACCACCTGGACCACCGCCTGGACCACCACCAGGACCACCTCCTGGCCCACCAGGTCCACCGCCTGGCCCACCAGAACCACCACCTGGCCCACCAGGTCCACCTCCTGGCCCAACAGAACCACCTCCTAGCCCAACAGAACCACCACCTGGCCCAACAGAACCACCACCTAGCCCACCAGGACCGCCAGAACCTCCCCCAGGACCACCGCCTGGACCACCACCAGGACCACCTCCTGGCCCACCAGGACCACCTCCTGGCCCACCAGGACCACCTCCTTGCCCACCAGGACCACCTCCTGGCCCAACAGAACCACCTCCTAGCCCACCAGGACCGCCAGAACCTCCCCCAGGACCACCGCCTAGCCCACCAGGACCGCCAGAACCTCCCCCAGGACCACCAGAACCTCCCCCGGGACCACCTGGACCTCCCGGACCACCACCTGGACCACCACCAGGTCCCCCAGAACCACCACCTGGCCCACCAGGACCACCACCTGGACCACCCGGACCACCAACTCGCCCACCAGGACCACCACCTGGCCCAACAGAACCACCTCCTAGCCCAACAGAACCACCACCTGGCCCAACAGAACCACCACCTAGCCCACCAGGACCGCCAGAACCTCCCCCAGGACCACCGCCTGGACCACCACCAGGACCACCTCCTGGCCCACCAGGAACACCTCCTGGCCCAACAGAACCACCTCCTAGCCCACCTGGACCTCCCGGACCACCACCTGGACCACCACCAGGTCCCCCAGAACCACCACCTGGCCCACCAGGACCACCACCTGGACCACCCGGACCACCAACTCGCCCACCAGGACCACCACCTGGACCCCCTGGACCACCATGTGACCCTCCAAAGCCACCGCCATGCGTTACAACACTTTGTACCACGGTTCCTACCCCCTGTTTGACTTCAAGGCATGAGAAGAAACATGCACACCACTCATACAAACCACATCATTCGCACGATCCACACCACTCACACGGCTCACATTACGcacaccaaaaattaaaacaaaggaTTTTAAGCGTCCCAATTCAAAAGAAATTATCGAAGGAGGCAATGGCTCAAATGAAGAACTCCCATTTAAGGATTACAGGCAGAAAGTCTAACACACAGTATCCCATAAAGCTAGGCAGGGCTAGTAGCAGACAATTCAATTGCACTCATCCATACAAATGTGCTGGTCAACCAGATGGATCATTATTTGCTGATCCCTTTTCCAGTGGCTACTATGTGTGTCAAAACCAGTGTCGCTTAGATATGCCATGTCCAACTGGTTTGAGATTTAACGAAAAGTTACAGACATGCGATTACATATTCGATTAA